One region of Pyramidobacter sp. YE332 genomic DNA includes:
- a CDS encoding TIGR02757 family protein, with amino-acid sequence MTPRQKSLGLYLEELYERCNRRELVSPDPLQFLYRYEAPEDREIAALVASSLAYGRVATILKSVGVVLGAIGASPRTAVERYGEEHWRGVFAAFRHRFTDGADVAALLGGVRRVVSRWGSLGACMLAARRECGSLAGALDFLIAALENGRPSSLLCRPQRGSACKRHFLMLRWLVRRDEVDPGGWDGLDPAELIVPLDTHMYAVCRSLRFTKRRAADLKTAQEVTRAFARLSPRDPVRYDFVLTRFGIRADMEQEALLAECRARSTTGRIETE; translated from the coding sequence ATGACGCCGCGGCAAAAGTCGCTTGGGCTCTATCTTGAGGAATTGTACGAACGCTGCAACCGGCGTGAACTCGTCTCGCCCGACCCGCTGCAGTTCCTCTACCGCTACGAAGCGCCCGAAGACCGCGAGATCGCCGCGCTCGTCGCCTCGTCGCTGGCCTACGGGCGCGTGGCGACGATCCTCAAAAGCGTCGGCGTCGTGCTCGGCGCGATCGGGGCCTCGCCGCGGACGGCCGTAGAACGGTACGGCGAAGAACACTGGCGCGGCGTCTTCGCGGCGTTCCGGCACCGCTTCACCGACGGGGCCGACGTCGCGGCGCTGCTGGGCGGCGTCAGGCGCGTCGTTTCCCGCTGGGGCAGTCTCGGTGCCTGTATGCTCGCGGCCCGCCGGGAATGCGGCTCGCTTGCGGGCGCGCTCGATTTCCTGATCGCGGCGCTGGAAAACGGCCGTCCGAGCAGCCTGCTGTGCCGTCCGCAGCGCGGCAGCGCCTGCAAGCGGCATTTTCTGATGCTGCGCTGGCTCGTCCGCCGCGACGAAGTGGACCCCGGCGGTTGGGACGGGCTCGACCCCGCCGAGCTGATCGTGCCGCTTGACACGCACATGTACGCGGTGTGCCGCTCGCTGCGCTTCACGAAGCGCAGGGCGGCCGATCTGAAAACGGCGCAGGAAGTCACGCGGGCTTTCGCGCGTCTGTCGCCGCGCGACCCGGTGCGCTACGATTTTGTCCTGACGAGGTTCGGCATCCGTGCCGACATGGAACAGGAAGCGTTGCTGGCGGAATGCCGGGCGCGCTCTACAACAGGAAGGATTGAAACGGAATGA